One stretch of Armigeres subalbatus isolate Guangzhou_Male chromosome 2, GZ_Asu_2, whole genome shotgun sequence DNA includes these proteins:
- the LOC134211389 gene encoding eukaryotic translation initiation factor 3 subunit I codes for MKPLMLQGHERAITQIKYNREGDLIFSTAKDHKPSVWFSLNGERLGTFNGHQGAVWCVDVDWTTTRLITGSGDMSTMLWDVETGRALGTIQCNSAARTVNFSYSGNQASYSTDKAMGHNCELFIIDVRNVDSSISSQSPVLKLTMNQQSKITSMLWGALDETVITGHDNGSIRIWDLRAAKELNSVNDHTHQINDMQLSSDGTMLVSASKDTTAKLFDSESLMCLKTYKTERPVNSAAISPIHEHVVLGGGQEAMEVTTTSTKAGKFDSRFFHLVYEEEFARVKGHFGPINSLAFHPDGKSYATGGEDGFVRVQVFDASYYDFVFE; via the exons ATG aaaCCTTTGATGTTACAAGGGCACGAGCGTGCCATAACGCAAATCAAGTACAATAGGGAGGGCGATCTGATCTTTTCCACGGCAAAAGATCACAAGCCCTCGGTTTGGTTTTCGCTAAACGGAGAACGGCTCGGAACATTCAATGGCCACCAGGGAGCCGTTTGGTGTGTCGACGTGGACTGGACTACGACCAGATTGATTACCGGCAGTGGCGATATGTCTACTAT GTTGTGGGACGTCGAAACGGGCCGTGCCCTCGGAACTATTCAATGCAACTCGGCGGCTCGTACGGTGAACTTCAGCTATTCGGGCAATCAGGCATCCTATTCCACTGACAAGGCTATGGGTCACAACTGCGAACTGTTCATCATCGATGTTCGAAATGTAGACTCCAGCATCAGCAGCCAAAGTCCAGTCCTGAAGCTGACCATGAATCAGCAGTCGAAGATCACCTCGATGCTGTGGGGAGCGCTAGACGAGACTGTGATCACTGGTCACGACAACGGCTCGATCCGAATCTGGGATCTGCGTGCTGCAAAGGAACTCAATTCCGTTAACGACCACACGCACCAGATCAACGATATGCAGCTCTCCTCTGATGGAACGATGCTGGTTTCAGCCTCAAAGGACACCACGGCCAAGTTGTTCGATTCGGAATCACTGATGTGCCTGAAGACATACAAAACGGAACGTCCGGTTAATTCGGCAGCCATTAGCCCAATCCATGAGCATGTAGTACTGGGTGGTGGTCAGGAAGCTATGGAGGTAACAACTACGTCAACCAAGGCCGGTAAGTTTGATTCCAGATTCTTCCATTTGGTGTACGAGGAAGAGTTCGCTCGAGTTAAGGGACATTTCGGCCCAATCAACAGTTTGGCTTTCCATCCGGATGGCAAAAGTTACGCAACTGGCGGTGAAGATGGTTTTGTGCGTGTTCAAGTTTTCGATGCTTCGTACTATGACTTTGTATTTGAGTAA